A window of the Natronomonas salina genome harbors these coding sequences:
- a CDS encoding ABC transporter ATP-binding protein, which yields MPLLEVNDLGVEFYTEDGIVRAVDDLSYRIESGEKFGVVGESGAGKSVTALSLMRLIEEPGRITGGSIRFGGSDAVESFEAEFPDHVVDLEALRADHGLSEVARRLDERGVAASALTGDSSHDGDRLVDLAESDAFDMADVVGKGYAADLGLVGDDDFIVHDGADRYVEVLRAPERAVRQLRGNHVAMIFQDAQTALNPVYTVGEQIAETVRHHLDYDDEAARERAIRLLDEVGIPEPEYRYSDYPHEFSGGMQQRAVIAMALSCDPDLLIADEPTTALDVTIEAKILKQIEELADEFDTAVQLITHDLGVIAELCDQVMVMYAGETVEKAPVEDLYYDPKHPYTVGLMSSIPRVGDDRERLQTIPGTMPDLIDVPTGCSFHPRCPYAEEVCRRKHPPLVDPDTAARSDAGTERAARCLEYTGDLEEGLDYEVVVREEDSEVHERTGTDVDGRPDGTDDGNGGARSE from the coding sequence GTGCCGCTGCTCGAGGTGAACGACCTCGGCGTCGAGTTCTACACGGAGGACGGCATCGTGCGGGCGGTCGACGACCTCTCGTACCGCATCGAGTCCGGCGAGAAGTTCGGCGTGGTCGGCGAGAGCGGCGCCGGCAAGAGCGTCACGGCGCTGTCGCTGATGCGGCTCATCGAGGAACCGGGCCGCATCACGGGCGGTTCCATCCGCTTCGGCGGGAGCGACGCCGTCGAGTCCTTCGAGGCGGAGTTCCCCGACCACGTCGTCGACCTGGAGGCGCTCCGCGCCGACCACGGCCTCTCGGAGGTCGCTCGACGGCTCGACGAGCGGGGCGTCGCCGCGTCGGCGCTGACCGGCGATTCGAGCCACGACGGGGACCGCCTCGTCGATCTCGCCGAGTCCGACGCCTTCGACATGGCCGACGTCGTCGGCAAGGGCTACGCGGCCGACCTCGGGCTGGTCGGCGACGACGACTTCATCGTCCACGACGGCGCCGACCGCTACGTCGAGGTGCTCCGGGCCCCCGAGCGGGCCGTCCGGCAGCTCCGCGGCAACCACGTCGCGATGATCTTCCAGGACGCCCAGACGGCGCTGAACCCCGTCTACACGGTCGGCGAGCAGATCGCCGAGACCGTCCGCCACCACCTCGACTACGACGACGAGGCGGCCCGCGAGCGGGCGATCCGGCTCCTCGACGAGGTCGGCATCCCCGAGCCGGAGTACCGGTACTCCGACTACCCCCACGAGTTCTCCGGCGGGATGCAGCAGCGCGCAGTCATCGCGATGGCGCTGTCCTGCGACCCGGACCTCCTCATCGCCGACGAGCCGACGACGGCCCTGGACGTGACCATCGAGGCGAAGATCCTCAAGCAGATCGAGGAGCTCGCCGACGAGTTCGACACGGCCGTCCAGCTCATCACCCACGACCTCGGCGTCATCGCCGAGCTCTGCGACCAGGTGATGGTGATGTACGCCGGCGAGACCGTAGAGAAGGCGCCCGTCGAGGACCTCTACTACGACCCGAAGCACCCCTACACGGTCGGGCTGATGAGCTCGATCCCCCGCGTCGGCGACGACCGCGAGCGGCTCCAGACCATCCCGGGGACGATGCCCGACCTCATCGACGTGCCGACCGGCTGCAGCTTCCACCCCCGGTGTCCGTACGCCGAGGAGGTCTGCCGGCGGAAGCACCCGCCGCTGGTCGACCCCGACACCGCCGCCCGGTCCGACGCCGGGACCGAGCGGGCAGCGAGGTGCCTGGAGTACACCGGCGACCTCGAGGAGGGCCTCGACTACGAGGTAGTCGTCCGCGAGGAGGACAGCGAGGTCCACGAGCGGACCGGCACGGACGTCGATGGCCGTCCCGACGGGACCGACGACGGCAACGGGGGTGCCCGCAGTGAGTGA
- a CDS encoding ABC transporter substrate-binding protein translates to MSDSQESGKPTRRKLLQGMGAASVLPAVSISGCSFLEDGNGDDGEVSFPLEVQLETNSDNPERVEMVEVIAETMNQSGYFDASVETYEFNDFVQRVLNPDYGTRGHIGCIGLSGTFNPESFCNALNHSDNVGQCCNLSGVNDEELDQMMDNARYGVDVTEDPELRRERYDEVWQYLAEEAYSSMVFFDVNAAMTNNNVHGYDVFPFNEFIISYALHAPQDEQVMWMDEGSDPRNTDLSDLQEGGTLRAAIAENPGSFDPAYSSSTTSSLVQYNVFESLTTTDIEGNVMPWLARSYEVTDVQDVQPADYADYMESVATNDEGAIQTDEQILVTHPDDDPASDDEVRVLLPDGAADAAADDVFGMRIRYELHEGVEFHNGEELSAEHVVRSMEYHHNSDISAQTFDSVLHTEAVDEYTVDIYGQIADAEGERELPGILVLSMENMDAADPQPGASGTIIDPRSDITPYGTGPYTLTDFQDEQYVEYEKFDNYWLDQQGVDTLEWFDGPEEFPDGPVIDAISYEIVPDNATRSASLQNDEVDMTYDLSKDTFSDYEESDDYLLYTIEAGGYTYLQAPLQVEPFDDKRMRQAFNHLINREYVVQNIHDGYGREAWTPLPEIAYESGTTDPEALEEEIRPYNEHDTERAVELIEEVIDDRGYASDV, encoded by the coding sequence ATGTCGGATTCACAAGAAAGCGGTAAGCCGACCCGCCGAAAGCTCCTCCAGGGGATGGGGGCTGCGAGCGTCCTCCCTGCTGTCTCCATCTCGGGGTGTTCGTTCCTCGAGGACGGAAACGGTGACGACGGAGAGGTGTCCTTCCCCCTCGAGGTCCAGCTGGAGACCAACAGCGACAACCCCGAGCGAGTGGAGATGGTCGAGGTCATCGCCGAGACGATGAACCAGTCGGGCTACTTCGACGCGTCCGTCGAGACCTACGAGTTCAACGACTTCGTCCAGCGCGTCCTGAACCCCGACTACGGCACCCGCGGCCACATCGGCTGCATCGGCCTCTCGGGGACCTTCAACCCGGAGAGCTTCTGTAACGCCCTGAACCACTCCGACAACGTCGGGCAGTGCTGTAACCTCTCGGGCGTCAACGACGAGGAACTCGACCAGATGATGGACAACGCCCGGTACGGCGTCGACGTCACCGAGGACCCCGAACTCCGCCGGGAACGGTACGACGAGGTCTGGCAGTACCTCGCCGAGGAGGCCTACAGCTCGATGGTCTTCTTCGACGTCAACGCCGCGATGACGAACAACAACGTCCACGGCTACGACGTCTTCCCGTTCAACGAGTTCATCATCAGCTACGCGCTGCACGCCCCGCAGGACGAGCAGGTCATGTGGATGGACGAGGGCTCCGACCCCCGGAACACGGACCTCTCGGACCTCCAGGAGGGCGGGACCCTCCGCGCGGCCATCGCCGAGAACCCCGGCTCGTTCGACCCCGCCTACAGCAGCAGTACGACCTCCTCGCTCGTCCAGTACAACGTCTTCGAGAGCCTGACCACGACGGACATCGAGGGCAACGTGATGCCGTGGCTCGCCCGGAGCTACGAGGTCACCGACGTCCAGGACGTCCAGCCGGCGGACTACGCCGACTACATGGAGTCGGTGGCCACGAACGACGAGGGGGCCATCCAGACCGACGAGCAGATCCTGGTCACCCACCCCGACGACGACCCGGCCTCCGACGACGAGGTCCGCGTGCTGCTCCCCGACGGCGCCGCCGACGCCGCGGCGGACGACGTCTTCGGCATGCGGATCCGGTACGAACTCCACGAGGGCGTGGAGTTCCACAACGGCGAGGAACTCAGCGCCGAGCACGTCGTCCGGTCGATGGAGTACCACCACAACTCCGACATCTCCGCGCAGACCTTCGACTCGGTGCTGCACACCGAGGCCGTCGACGAGTACACCGTCGACATCTACGGCCAGATCGCCGACGCGGAAGGCGAACGCGAACTGCCCGGAATCCTCGTCCTGTCCATGGAGAACATGGACGCCGCCGACCCCCAGCCCGGCGCCAGCGGCACCATCATCGACCCGCGCAGCGACATCACGCCGTACGGGACCGGCCCCTACACCCTCACGGACTTCCAGGACGAGCAGTACGTCGAGTACGAGAAGTTCGACAACTACTGGCTCGACCAGCAGGGCGTCGACACCCTCGAGTGGTTCGACGGACCCGAGGAGTTCCCGGACGGCCCGGTCATCGACGCGATCTCCTACGAGATCGTCCCGGACAACGCGACCCGGTCGGCGTCGCTGCAGAACGACGAGGTCGACATGACCTACGACCTCTCGAAGGACACGTTCAGCGACTACGAGGAGTCCGACGACTACCTGCTGTACACGATCGAGGCGGGCGGCTACACCTACCTCCAGGCGCCGCTGCAGGTCGAACCGTTCGACGACAAGCGCATGCGCCAGGCGTTCAACCACCTGATCAACCGCGAGTACGTGGTCCAGAACATCCACGACGGCTACGGCCGCGAGGCCTGGACGCCGCTCCCGGAGATCGCCTACGAGTCGGGGACCACCGACCCCGAGGCCCTCGAGGAGGAGATCCGCCCGTACAACGAGCACGACACCGAGCGGGCGGTCGAACTCATCGAAGAAGTTATCGACGACCGCGGCTACGCCTCAGACGTCTAG
- a CDS encoding ABC transporter permease, producing MSKQRGRIRISGFDSERVRRREASSTAADADERETESRWRRGYRRFRRNRSAMLGVYVVLGLVLLTVFARPIEIFEVTVQPFSIAPYDPNIRHDLFGTGAASYEPPSTQHYFGTDGSSRDIFSRVLYGGRYSISIGFIVVALTASFGLVYGGVSGYYGGWVDEVMMRIVDTIFAFPGLILALVIVAVLGGGYWQLVLAFSIFGWASYGRLVRGEVLTIKENEYVLAAKALGASDRVVITRHVLPNAMPPLLVVASLNIGTVVIGVAALGFLGLGLGPTSAEWGTMLDATRETLIQGPGGQIPWWATVFPGLAIFVFVMSMNMIGDGVNDALDAQETGVARGGDE from the coding sequence ATGTCCAAGCAACGAGGCAGAATTCGGATATCTGGTTTCGACTCCGAACGCGTCCGGCGACGAGAGGCGTCCTCGACGGCCGCCGACGCGGACGAACGGGAGACGGAGAGCCGGTGGCGTCGCGGCTACCGGCGCTTCCGGCGGAACCGGTCGGCGATGCTCGGCGTCTACGTCGTCCTCGGACTCGTCCTGCTGACGGTGTTCGCCCGGCCGATCGAGATATTCGAGGTGACCGTTCAGCCCTTCTCGATCGCCCCGTACGACCCAAATATCCGCCACGACCTGTTCGGGACCGGCGCCGCGAGCTACGAACCGCCCTCCACGCAGCACTACTTCGGGACCGACGGCAGCTCCCGGGACATCTTCTCTCGGGTGCTGTACGGCGGCCGCTACAGCATCTCGATCGGGTTCATCGTCGTCGCACTGACCGCCAGCTTCGGCCTCGTCTACGGCGGCGTCTCCGGCTACTACGGCGGCTGGGTCGACGAGGTGATGATGCGCATCGTCGACACCATCTTCGCGTTCCCGGGGCTCATCCTGGCGCTGGTCATCGTCGCCGTCCTCGGCGGGGGCTACTGGCAACTGGTCCTGGCGTTCAGCATCTTCGGGTGGGCCTCCTACGGCCGGCTGGTCCGGGGGGAGGTATTGACGATCAAGGAGAACGAGTACGTCCTGGCGGCGAAGGCGCTCGGCGCCAGCGACCGCGTCGTCATCACCCGGCACGTCCTGCCGAACGCGATGCCGCCGCTGCTGGTCGTCGCGTCGCTCAACATCGGCACCGTCGTCATCGGCGTCGCCGCGCTCGGCTTCCTCGGGCTCGGGCTCGGCCCGACCTCCGCCGAGTGGGGGACGATGCTCGACGCGACCCGCGAGACGCTCATCCAGGGCCCCGGCGGCCAGATCCCCTGGTGGGCGACCGTCTTCCCGGGGCTCGCCATCTTCGTCTTCGTGATGTCGATGAACATGATCGGCGACGGCGTCAACGACGCGCTCGACGCCCAGGAGACGGGCGTCGCGCGCGGGGGTGACGAGTAG
- a CDS encoding DUF4129 domain-containing protein: MNLSKLFPLVVAVLCITAIGVSATTLDSSLSTDPDEEIDTYEILPIGQDDAAAIEQQMEGSGDAADGSDGEDASSQSQEQSSAGREGATGMSASAPSLLDRLLDFLLGILRFLLAVGVLLALGALGYRYRDRIADAFWGLLQPTDDPADLQYERSAWPDGSPSNAVERAWLTLMEAIDPERPEVMTPSECAAEARQMGLEAAPVETITTAFERVEYGGVPPSEEADRVEDALRQLDGGRGTVRTDGRGADGGAD, translated from the coding sequence ATGAACCTCTCGAAACTCTTCCCGCTGGTCGTAGCGGTACTCTGTATCACTGCCATCGGCGTCTCCGCGACCACGCTGGACTCCTCGCTGTCGACGGACCCGGACGAGGAGATAGACACCTACGAGATACTGCCGATCGGACAGGACGACGCCGCGGCGATCGAACAGCAGATGGAGGGCTCCGGGGACGCCGCCGACGGGAGCGACGGCGAGGACGCCTCGAGCCAGTCCCAGGAGCAGTCGTCCGCGGGGCGGGAGGGGGCGACGGGGATGTCCGCGTCCGCGCCCAGCCTCCTCGACCGGCTGCTCGACTTCCTGCTGGGCATCCTCCGGTTCCTGCTGGCGGTGGGCGTCCTCCTCGCGCTCGGCGCGCTGGGGTACCGGTACCGCGACCGGATCGCCGACGCCTTCTGGGGCCTGCTCCAGCCGACCGACGACCCCGCCGACCTCCAGTACGAGCGGAGCGCCTGGCCCGACGGGAGCCCCTCGAACGCGGTCGAGCGGGCGTGGCTAACCCTGATGGAGGCGATCGACCCGGAGCGGCCCGAGGTCATGACGCCCTCGGAGTGCGCCGCCGAGGCGCGACAGATGGGCCTCGAGGCGGCGCCCGTCGAGACCATCACGACGGCCTTCGAGCGCGTCGAGTACGGCGGCGTTCCGCCGTCCGAGGAGGCTGACCGCGTCGAGGACGCCCTTCGGCAACTCGACGGCGGCCGCGGCACCGTGCGGACCGACGGCCGCGGCGCCGACGGGGGTGCTGACTGA
- a CDS encoding DUF58 domain-containing protein translates to MPATTATDGRSGGTDTSTDADDEGRTVRRTRRWQGVVAVVLLAVAVGVLAKRPSVLLVGAVGVAFAAYPRLTGPPDADLSISRQITPEHPDAGDVVEVTTTVRNEGDDPIFDLRLVDGVPPMATVEDGSPRLATALRAGEAATVEYSIEVDRTTHRFRPMTVVARDPSGASEMETTISEETTIEGVGHVPDVPLRAQSRRRSGRLITDQGGSGIEFHRTRDYEPGDPVNRIDWRQYARTGELSSIDFREERLAEVVVCVDARAEAYRAASPDDPHAVAYAIGSAGRIGEALFAANHQVGLAAFGRDLCWLPPGAGNDHEDRYYRYLAADSAFDVVPPAVVDRPAAEDRSGDDGSSLLDALPGFGGDDVDVGSSLESQLATIRPELGATTQVVLLTPLSDDESSRIAQLLESSGAAVTVITPDITNDESVGGRLATVERENRIHALRNSGVPVVDWNPDERLGTAVAAAGVNRA, encoded by the coding sequence ATGCCGGCCACGACCGCCACGGACGGCCGTTCCGGCGGCACCGACACCTCGACGGACGCGGACGACGAGGGCAGGACGGTCAGACGGACGCGACGCTGGCAGGGTGTCGTGGCGGTCGTCCTCCTGGCGGTCGCCGTCGGCGTCCTCGCGAAGCGGCCCTCGGTGCTGCTGGTGGGCGCCGTCGGCGTCGCCTTCGCTGCGTATCCCCGACTGACCGGCCCGCCGGACGCGGACCTCTCCATCTCGCGGCAGATCACGCCGGAGCACCCCGACGCGGGCGACGTCGTCGAGGTGACGACGACCGTCCGCAACGAGGGGGACGATCCGATCTTCGACCTCCGGCTGGTCGACGGCGTCCCGCCGATGGCGACCGTCGAGGACGGGTCGCCGCGGCTGGCGACGGCGCTGCGGGCCGGCGAGGCGGCCACCGTCGAGTACAGCATCGAGGTCGACCGGACGACCCACCGCTTCCGCCCGATGACCGTGGTCGCCCGCGACCCGAGCGGCGCGTCGGAGATGGAGACGACCATCTCCGAGGAGACCACCATCGAGGGCGTCGGCCACGTCCCGGACGTGCCGCTCCGGGCGCAGAGCCGACGGCGTTCCGGCCGGCTGATCACCGACCAGGGGGGCAGCGGTATCGAGTTCCACCGGACCCGCGACTACGAGCCGGGCGACCCGGTCAACCGGATCGACTGGCGGCAGTACGCTCGCACGGGTGAACTCTCCTCCATCGACTTCCGGGAGGAGCGTCTCGCCGAGGTCGTCGTCTGCGTCGACGCCAGGGCCGAGGCCTACCGTGCGGCCTCGCCGGACGACCCCCACGCGGTCGCCTACGCCATCGGCTCGGCTGGCCGCATCGGCGAGGCCCTGTTCGCGGCGAACCACCAGGTCGGCCTCGCCGCCTTCGGCCGGGACCTCTGCTGGCTCCCGCCGGGCGCGGGCAACGACCACGAGGACCGGTACTACCGGTACCTCGCCGCCGACTCCGCGTTCGACGTCGTCCCGCCGGCGGTGGTCGACCGACCGGCCGCCGAGGACCGCTCCGGGGACGACGGCTCGTCGCTGCTCGATGCCCTCCCCGGATTCGGCGGCGACGACGTCGACGTCGGGTCGTCCCTGGAGAGCCAGCTGGCGACGATCCGGCCTGAACTCGGCGCGACCACGCAGGTCGTCCTCCTGACGCCGCTGAGCGACGACGAGTCCTCGCGGATCGCCCAGTTGCTGGAGAGCTCGGGGGCCGCCGTCACGGTCATCACGCCGGACATCACGAACGACGAGAGCGTCGGCGGGCGGCTCGCGACGGTCGAGCGGGAGAACCGCATCCACGCGCTCCGGAACTCGGGCGTCCCCGTGGTCGACTGGAACCCCGACGAGCGGCTCGGGACGGCCGTCGCGGCGGCGGGGGTGAACCGCGCGTGA
- a CDS encoding DUF7269 family protein, with amino-acid sequence MAGSGGVRAALLRLVRGVLLLTGLAVFAVGTLAVFVPSVAGALPVEAVIAALGSDYFVLAAVGLAAVAVAVLVLLVIAVSGVDEAQLPAVESVESAPHPGQAVDRSVDGSGGSTPDSRLDRLTEAAVRTVMRTEHCSRSTAEGRVAEGTWTDDEVASDFLDATDDGLFRTAVSDRERVRRTAEAIERLDAADEANQGGASRSGDGERLDETEDRARERRGAGGDADARRRQTSPERQRQGEPRRSYTGTGGR; translated from the coding sequence ATGGCCGGGTCGGGCGGCGTCCGGGCGGCCCTGCTGCGGCTCGTCCGCGGCGTCCTGCTGCTCACCGGCCTCGCGGTGTTCGCCGTCGGGACGCTGGCCGTGTTCGTCCCGAGCGTGGCCGGCGCCCTGCCGGTGGAGGCGGTGATCGCGGCCCTCGGGAGCGACTACTTCGTCCTCGCGGCCGTCGGGCTCGCGGCGGTGGCCGTCGCCGTGCTCGTCCTGCTGGTGATCGCCGTCAGCGGCGTCGACGAGGCGCAGTTGCCCGCCGTCGAGTCCGTCGAGTCGGCGCCGCACCCCGGCCAGGCGGTCGACCGGTCGGTCGACGGGTCCGGCGGGTCGACCCCGGACTCGCGGCTGGACCGGCTGACCGAGGCCGCCGTCCGGACGGTGATGCGGACGGAGCACTGCTCGCGGTCGACGGCCGAGGGACGCGTCGCCGAGGGCACCTGGACCGACGACGAGGTCGCGTCGGACTTCCTCGACGCCACCGACGACGGGCTGTTCCGCACCGCGGTCTCCGACCGGGAGCGAGTCCGCCGGACCGCCGAGGCGATCGAACGGCTGGACGCAGCGGACGAGGCGAACCAGGGCGGCGCGAGCCGGAGCGGTGACGGCGAGCGCCTCGACGAGACGGAGGACCGCGCCCGCGAACGGCGCGGTGCCGGCGGCGACGCGGACGCCCGACGGCGGCAGACGAGTCCGGAGCGTCAGCGGCAGGGCGAACCACGTCGGAGCTATACCGGAACGGGGGGTCGGTGA
- a CDS encoding AAA family ATPase has product MEPDAVRDRSETILNEVERAVIVDRSVLRSIMVGLMADGHVLLEDVPGTGKTLTARSMADALGLTFSRIQFTPDLLPSDVTGSNVLNEKTREFEFQHGPIFANVVLADEINRSPPKTQAALLEAMEEGQVTVDGETHALPDPFIVLATQNPVEMDGTFELPVAQKDRFMLKTSLGYPDYEGELELIDRRADRDTQSPTVRRVSDPEIIDRLRQAPETVRVEPAVREYLVTVARETRADERVSAGVSPRGVQRFFEAVRANAILEGRSYATPDDVKVVAQQALSHRLVLTPDARVEQVDAADVVRTILSRVEVPQLNARSNGR; this is encoded by the coding sequence ATGGAACCGGATGCAGTACGCGACCGGTCGGAGACGATACTGAACGAGGTCGAGCGGGCGGTCATCGTCGACCGCTCCGTGTTGCGCTCCATCATGGTCGGCCTGATGGCCGACGGCCACGTCCTCCTGGAGGACGTCCCCGGGACGGGGAAGACGCTCACCGCGCGCTCGATGGCCGACGCGCTCGGCCTCACCTTCTCGCGCATCCAGTTCACGCCCGACCTGCTGCCGTCGGACGTCACCGGCTCGAACGTGCTCAACGAGAAGACCCGAGAGTTCGAGTTCCAGCACGGCCCCATCTTCGCGAACGTGGTGCTGGCCGACGAGATCAACCGGTCGCCGCCGAAGACCCAGGCCGCCCTGCTCGAGGCCATGGAGGAGGGCCAGGTCACCGTCGACGGCGAGACCCACGCGCTCCCGGACCCGTTCATCGTGCTGGCGACGCAGAACCCCGTCGAGATGGACGGCACCTTCGAACTCCCGGTCGCCCAGAAGGACCGGTTCATGCTCAAGACGAGTCTCGGCTACCCGGACTACGAGGGCGAACTCGAGCTGATCGACCGGCGGGCCGACCGGGACACCCAGTCGCCGACGGTCCGGCGCGTCTCGGACCCGGAGATCATCGACCGGCTCCGACAGGCCCCCGAGACGGTCCGCGTCGAGCCCGCCGTCCGGGAGTACCTCGTCACCGTCGCCCGCGAGACCCGCGCCGACGAGCGCGTCAGCGCCGGCGTTTCCCCGCGCGGCGTCCAGCGGTTCTTCGAGGCGGTCCGGGCGAACGCCATCCTCGAGGGCCGCTCGTACGCGACGCCGGACGACGTCAAGGTCGTCGCCCAGCAGGCGCTCTCCCACCGGCTCGTGCTGACGCCGGACGCCCGCGTCGAGCAGGTCGACGCCGCCGACGTCGTCCGGACCATCCTGTCGCGCGTCGAGGTCCCGCAACTCAACGCGCGGTCGAACGGTCGGTAG
- a CDS encoding DUF7519 family protein — MTATDSAFVTRPAVRSSALGVALGVLAVTLVADVSTQRRVLAVGVVGAVAFAAGVESSRRGESAVGELAVAGGTVLLLVSLVLAFTRPMLTVHRFELVPGLLGIWAMAAGVAPVRRGWERRLIATGTGLIFVAVVTSGVVQTVELWPLLVAGAATIVAWDLTENAVSLGNQVGEDARTLRAELGHGAATGLVAGGAILLVYAVQSLEVDGLPFAALAALLVAGVVLAVAHYS; from the coding sequence GTGACGGCGACGGACTCCGCCTTCGTCACCCGACCGGCGGTGCGGTCGAGCGCGCTCGGCGTCGCGCTCGGCGTCCTGGCGGTCACGCTCGTCGCCGACGTCAGCACCCAGCGGCGGGTCCTCGCGGTCGGCGTCGTCGGCGCGGTCGCCTTCGCCGCCGGCGTCGAGTCGTCGCGACGGGGCGAGTCGGCGGTCGGCGAACTCGCCGTCGCGGGCGGGACCGTCCTCCTGCTCGTCTCACTCGTCCTCGCGTTCACCCGGCCGATGCTGACCGTCCACCGGTTCGAGCTGGTCCCGGGGCTGCTGGGCATCTGGGCGATGGCGGCGGGCGTCGCGCCCGTTCGCCGCGGCTGGGAGCGGCGGCTGATCGCGACCGGGACGGGGCTCATCTTCGTCGCCGTCGTGACCAGCGGCGTCGTCCAGACGGTCGAACTGTGGCCGCTGCTCGTCGCCGGTGCCGCGACCATCGTCGCCTGGGACCTCACCGAGAACGCGGTGTCGCTCGGCAACCAGGTCGGCGAGGACGCCCGGACGCTCCGGGCAGAGCTCGGCCACGGCGCGGCGACTGGGCTCGTCGCCGGCGGCGCAATCCTGCTGGTCTACGCCGTCCAGAGCCTCGAGGTCGACGGCCTCCCGTTCGCCGCACTGGCGGCCCTGCTCGTCGCCGGTGTCGTGCTGGCGGTCGCCCACTACAGCTGA
- a CDS encoding ABC transporter permease translates to MSLQRFILKRLLSVIPILFGVSLITFALVHLTPGDPISQMVAMNPHVGAAEEAALRERYGLDRPVWEQYGTWMMNVLTGDFGQVYRSGEAVSAVVLRRLPETLALALFGWLFAIGIAVPTGIYAAANKDQFGDTVSRFLALSGISIPNFWLGLMLILVFALWLGLWPVLPPSREPLYSTEMLWYLLLPGVTIGTAAAASIMRVMRTSMAEELNKEYVTAARAKGLPERQVVLKHVLRNSLISVVTLAATITAGLVAGSVVVEVVFNWPGLGREFIFAINRREINLIMAITLFTGLVIILANLVADILYAVLDPRIRYD, encoded by the coding sequence ATGAGCCTCCAACGATTCATACTCAAGCGACTACTCTCGGTCATCCCGATACTCTTCGGTGTCTCGCTCATCACGTTCGCGCTGGTCCACCTCACGCCGGGCGACCCGATCTCGCAGATGGTGGCGATGAACCCCCACGTCGGCGCCGCCGAGGAGGCGGCGTTGCGCGAGCGGTACGGCCTCGACAGGCCGGTTTGGGAGCAGTACGGCACCTGGATGATGAACGTCCTGACCGGCGACTTCGGCCAGGTGTACCGCAGCGGCGAGGCCGTCAGCGCGGTCGTCCTCCGGCGGCTGCCGGAGACGCTCGCGCTCGCGCTCTTCGGGTGGCTGTTCGCCATCGGCATCGCCGTCCCGACCGGCATCTACGCGGCCGCGAACAAGGACCAGTTCGGCGACACGGTCAGCCGGTTCCTCGCGCTGTCGGGCATCTCCATCCCGAACTTCTGGCTCGGGCTGATGCTCATCCTCGTGTTCGCGCTGTGGCTCGGCCTCTGGCCGGTGCTGCCGCCCTCCCGGGAGCCGCTGTACAGCACCGAGATGCTCTGGTACCTCCTGCTGCCCGGCGTCACCATCGGGACGGCGGCCGCGGCGAGCATCATGCGCGTGATGCGCACCTCGATGGCCGAGGAGCTGAACAAGGAGTACGTCACGGCGGCCCGCGCGAAGGGGCTCCCGGAGCGACAGGTCGTGCTCAAGCACGTCCTCCGGAACTCGCTGATCTCGGTCGTCACGCTCGCGGCGACCATCACGGCCGGGCTCGTCGCCGGGTCGGTGGTCGTCGAGGTCGTCTTCAACTGGCCGGGGCTCGGCCGCGAGTTCATCTTCGCGATCAACCGCCGGGAGATCAACCTCATCATGGCCATCACCCTGTTCACGGGGCTGGTCATCATCCTCGCGAATCTCGTCGCGGATATCCTCTATGCGGTGCTCGACCCGCGGATTCGGTACGACTAG